The nucleotide sequence TGCTGCGGCTCGCTCCCGCGCATCGCTCACGCTCGATGTTGAGGTCGCGCCATACTAACCATCGCGCATCTGCCGCGCCATCCTCAATTCCTCCTTTTTCCGCAACCTGCTAGGGGCGGAATGCAACTACAGCGCCGAACATCCGCGCGGTGTCCGCCTTGTTCGGTGTTGTCCGCCTGTCGCTGTTGTTCGCCTGTCGCTGTTGTCCGCCTGTCGCTGTTGTCCGCCTGTTGTGTCCGCCTGTTGTGTCCGCCTGTAGTGTCCGCCTGTAGTGTCCGCCTGTGGCCTGGGGCGATTATATTGGATGTCTATACATTAATCCCGGCGCCGCGCTCTGGATTCGCTGGAGCGCGGCGCCTCCCGTACACCCGACGAGCTTCTGCATGAAAGATCGGACGGCCTCGAGCGCAAGCACCACTGGCGGGTTGCCGGTTGCGCCATCGATGGGACCCGCCCTCGACGCCGCGCATGTCCCGCACGAGCGCGCGGAAAATCATCGCCGCATCGTGTTCATCAGCGGACTCGCCATCCTCGTCGCGTTCGGGGCGGGATTCGTCGCCGTCGTCCTCATGCGGCTGATCGGGCTGATCACGAACCTGTCGTTCTACGGGCGGTTCTCGACCGAATTCTCGTCGCCGGCGGACAATCATCTCGGGCTGTGGGTGATCCTGGTGCCCGTGGTCGGCGGCGTGATCGTGGGCATCATGGCGCGCTACGGCTCGGCGGCCATTCGCGGCCACGGCATTCCCGAAGCGATGGAGCAGGTGCTGTACAACGAGAGCCGCGTCCCGCCGCGGGTCACGATTCTCAAACCGGTGTCGGCGGCGTTCGCTATCGGTACCGGCGGTCCGTTCGGCGCCGAGGGCCCGATCATCGCGACGGGTGGTGCGTTAGGCTCGCTCGTTGGGCAGCTGGTGCGCACCACGGCGGACGAGCGGAAGGTCCTGTTGGCCGCCGGCGCCGCTGCGGGCATGGCGGCGACGTTCGGCAGCCCGGTGTCGGCCGTGCTGCTCGCCATCGAGCTGCTGCTGTTCGAGTATCGAGCGCGGTCGCTCGTGCCGGTGGCGCTGGCCAGCGCGACGGCAACCGCCGTTCGTATCGCCTTCATGGGCTCGGGTCCGATCTTCCCGATGAGCAACATCGTGCAGCCGGGCGGCGCGGCGTTGGCGACCTACATCGTCCTCGGCGCGGTGGTCGGCCTGGCATCGGTCTACGTCACGCGCGCGGTGTACGCGATCGAAGATGGATTCGACAAGCTGCCGATTCACTGGATGTGGTGGCCGGCGATCGGCGGGCTGGCGGTGGGCATCATCGGGTACTTCGCGCCGCACACGATGGGCGTCGGGTACGACAACATCGAGCACATCGTGGCCGGCAACATCGTCGGTGTTGCGTTGCTGGTGTTGGTGGTCGCGAAATTCGTGTCCTGGGCGATTTCGTTGGGCAGCGGCACGTCCGGCGGAACGCTGGCGCCGTTGTTCACGATCGGCGGCGGCTTGGGCTCGCTGCTCGGCAGCGTGGTGATCGCGCTGGCACCCGGGTTGGGCCTGGACGTGCGCGTGGCGGCGCTGGTCGGGATGGCGGCGATTTTCGCGGGCGCGTCGCGGGCGATGCTGGCGTCGGTCGTGTTCGCGTTCGAAACAACGCGGCAACCGTTAGGCTTGCTGCCGCTCCTCGGCGGGTGCAGCGCCGCCTATCTCGTGTCGCTGCTCATGATGCGCAGCACGATCATGACGGAGAAGCTGGCGCGGCGCGGGACGGACGTGGAATCGGACTATGCCGTCGACTATCTGTCGCAGATTCTGGTGAAGGATGTCGCGTCACCGGATGTCGTCGCGCTCGATGCCGATGATGCGATCGAAGAAGTGCGCGACTGGATGGCATCGCGTGAAGACGAGTCGCGGCACCAGGGGTTCCCGGTGGTAGACAAGGATGGTACGCTGTTAGGCGTCGTGGGCCGCGGGGACCTGCTCGATCTCGAGCTGCCGATCGATGCGAAGGTGCGCGATGTGATCAAGCGGCCGCCGGTGGTGATTTTCGCGGAGAGCACGGTGCGACAGGCGGCCGACCACATGGTGCGCCAGGGCGTCGGGCGTCTGCCGGTGGTGACGCGGGCGGATCCGGATCACGTTGTCGGCATCGTGACGCGCAGCGACCTTCTCGCCGCACACGCGACGCGGCTCGATTCCGCGAATCGGGCCAGCCGAACGATTCGTCTCGAGTTCCGCGCGCTGCCGTGGCGCTTCCGGCGGTCGCACGTGCGCGTCGGCGATGAGACGGCGACGATCACGACCGTCGAAACGGCGCCGTCGACGCTCCCTCCCGAGACGGACGACGACCAGACGCCGCCGCGGAAGGGATGACGGTCAAGCGTTAGGCAGGATGGGTCACGCGTCGAGCGACGCGTTCAGGTCGATCTTCACATTGCCCTTGAGTGCCCCGGACACCGGACAGCCGTCCTTGGTGGCCTCGGCGATCTTTCGAAAGGTGGGCGCGTCGACGTTCGGGACCTTGGCGCGCACCGTGAGCACCATGGTCGTGATCTTGAATCCCTCACCGACCTTGTCGATCGTACACGCGGCCTTGGTTTCGACGCGCTGCGGCGGTGTGCCGTTCTGCTCCAGGCCGAGCGAGAGCGCCATGCTGTAACAAGCGGCCTCGGCAGCCGCGAGCAATTCTTCCGGATTCGAGCCCGGCGTATTGCCGAACCGCGTGCCGAACGAATACGCGCCGCCGATCTTGCCGCTCTGCCCCGAAAATGACCCTGTCCCAGATTGCAGGCCGCCTTCCCACACGGCCGTCGCCACACGTGTCGGCATCGTTTGCTCCTTGCTGTGTTGTCGATTCGTGACGCCGTCGGGCGTCCATTCCAAGATCTCCCGCGCACCGGGCGGCGGCAACCGCGGCGGCGTTCCGGACGTGCGACAGCGCGTGGCCGGCAGCCCCGGCCGTCGTATATGTTTCGCGCGTGAACGACCTGTGCGGGACGAGTCATATGGCCAACGAATCGACGCCTAACGAACACGACGCCGCGCCGCTGCCGCCGTCTCTCGACCGGGTGCTGCGGTACTTTCGCTCGCTCGGCCGCGAGGAGAAGATGCAGGCGCTCGTCTCGTACGCGAAGAAGCTCGAGCCGCTGCCCGAGCGCTACACGGCCATCGACCGGTCGAATTTCACCGTGCCCGAATGTCAGACGCGCGTGGACATCTTTCCGGAAGTCCGCGAAGGGCGGCTGCATTTTTTCGCCGACGTGAACGTGCGGCAGTCGCCGACGGTGGCGGCGTTTCTCGCCATCCTGTTTTCGGCGGTGAACGACCAACCGCCATCGACGACGCTGGCGATCCCATCGGACATCGTGCCGACGATGATGCACGACATCGGGTTGGGGGCCCGCGAGGCGGGGCTCACGGCGATGGTCGACCGCCTCAAGCGCTACGCGCGCGCCGCGGCATGAGCGGCGCCGCCGCGTTCCGTTAGGCGAGGCGCGCATGGTGCAGCGCCGCGTCATGCCGGCGATGCCGGCGTCCGGGCCCGCGGGTGATCCCGCCCCGAACACCGAAGACGACCTGGACCGGCGGCTCGCCGAGCCGACGCCGGCGGTGCTCGACGCGCTGCGGCCGTTGGGCGGCGACCTGGTGGTGCTGGGCGCGGGCGGCAAGATGGGCCCGACCTTGGCGCGCATGGCGCGGCGCGCGTTGGACTTGTTAGGCCGCCGCGACCGCGTCATCGCCGTCTCGCGGTTCGCCTCTCCCGGTGCCGATGCCGCGCTCCGGATGGGACACGTCGAAACCATTCGCTGCGACCTGTCGGACCATGCGGCGGTGCGCGCGCTGCCCGAGGCGCCGCTGGTCGTGTTCATGGCCGGTCAGAAATTCGGCACGACTGACGCACCCGGCGCCACGTGGATGATGAACACGGTGGTCCCGGCGTACGTCGCCGAGCGGTATGCGGGCGCGCGTATCATCGCGTTTTCGACGGGCAACGTGTATCCACTCACTCCAGCGGCCGGCGGCGGCGCACGCGAAGACCTGCCGCCGGCACCGGTCGGCGAATACGCGGCGTCGTGCCTCGGCCGCGAGCGTGTGTTGGAGTTCGCGTCGCGCCGCGACGGAACGACGATGGCGATCGTGCGCCTCAATTACGCGGTGGAGCTGCGGTACGGCGTGCTCGTCGACATCGTGCGCGCCGTGCTGCGCGGCGACCCGATAGACGTGCGCATGGGCTACGTGAACGTGATCTGGCAGGGCGATGCGAACGCGCGCGCGCTGCAATGCTTCGCGCACGCGGCGTCGCCGCCGTTCGTGATCAACATTACGGGCGGCGAAACACTATCGGTTCGCGATCTGGCCGAGCATGCCGGCCGTCTGTTAGGCCGCACGCCGCGCATCGAGGGCGACGAAGCGCCGGATGCGTTGCTGAGCGATGCGAGCCGGTCGATCGCGCTCTTCGGGCCGCCGGCCGTGTCCGTTGGGCAGATGATGGCGTGGATTGCCGACTGGCTCCAGCGCGGCGGCCGCGTGCTGGACAAGCCGACGCACTTTGAGGAGCGGCGGGGCGCGTTTTGATCCCGGCGCCGTTCGACATCCGCGCGCACCTGGCTGCGGGCCAGGCGATTCCCGCGCATCCTCTGGCGCTGGATGCATCCGGCCGTCTGGACGATCGGTGTCAGCGAGCGCTGACGCGCTACTACGCGAGCGCCGGCGCCGGTGGATTGGCCGTGGGCGTTCACACGACGCAGTTCGCGATTCGAGAGCACGGTCTGCTCGAGCCGGTGTTGTCGCTGGCCGCGGAGGTGTTGGAGGAGCTCGAGGCGGGCGGACGCGCCGCCATCGCGCGCGTGGCCGGCGTCTGCGGCCAAACGACGCAGGCTGTCGCCGAAGCGGCGTTGGCGCGCGATCGCGGATATCACGCGGCGCTGGTGAGCTACGGCGGCTGGGGAGATGCGCCCGATGCGGCATTGCTCGAACACGCCCGCGCCGTCGGCGAGGTGCTGCCGGTGTTCGGGTTCTACCTGCAGCCGGCCGTGGGCGGCCGTCCGTTAGGCTACGAGTTCTGGCGGCGGTTCGCGGCGCTCGAGGCGGTGGTGGCGATCAAGATCGCGCCGTTCAACCGCTATGCCACCTGGGATGTGGTGCGCGCGGTGGGCGATGCGGGCCGCCGCGACATCGCGCTCTACACCGGAAACGATGACGCGATCGTCGCCGACCTGTTGACGACGTTTCCTAACGGGATGCGGATGGCGGGCGGCTTGCTCGGGCAGTGGGCGGTGTGGACGCACCGGGCCGTCGCGCTGCTCCACGAGATCAGGACATCCGCATCCGCGGCGCCCGCGGCGCAATGGCTCGCGCGCGCCGCCGCGCTGACCGATGCGAACGCGGCGATTTTCGATGCGGCCAACCGATTCGCGGGGTGCATTGCGGGCATCCAGGAGGTGCTGCACCGCCAGGGGCTCGTGCGCAGCACGCGGTGCCTCGATGCGCGAGACGTCCTCTCGCCCGGGCAGGCAGAGGCCATCACCCGTGTCTCGGCGGCGTATCCGGAGCTGCGCGACGACGACTTCGTGCGGGCCCATCTCGACGAGTGGTTGCGCTAGCGCCCGGCGGACTCTCGCGCACGTGCGTGCGCGCCGGTAGCTTCACGCCCGTCCGTCCCATTCCAACCATCTCCGGGTCGAGCGCATGTCCACCCTCGCGTCATCTCCTCGCCGCTCTCGCCGCGCGTTTCTCGAGTACTTCGCTTCCGTTGGGCTGAGCACGACGCTGCTGCCCGGCATACTCTGGGCGCAGACATCGGCCGGCGAAGAAATCACGAGCGAATCGGTGGCCAAGGCAGCGGAGCTCGCCGGGCTCGAGTTCGATGACGACGAGCGGGCGATGATGGTTGCCGGCCTAACGCAACAGGAAAAACAGCTCGGCACGCTGCACGGAATCACGCTCACCAACGACGTCGTGCCGGCCGTGCACTTCACTCCGGTGCCGCCGGGGACGACCCTCGCGACGGGCGGGCACCCGATCGTGCGGTCGACGGTGGCGCCGCGCGCGGTGCCCGCCTCGCACGCCGAGCTCGCGTTTCTGCCCGTCACCGAGCTCTCAGCGCTCGTGCGGCGGCGCAAGGTGACGAGCGAGCAGCTGACGCGGTTATCGCTCGATCGGCTGCAGGAATTCGATCCGAAACTGCACTGCGTGATCACGCTGACGGCGGACCGGGCCCTGGAGCACGCCCGCGCGGCCGATGAGGAAACGCGGCGCGGCCGATCGCGCGGGCCGTTGCACGGCATTCCCTGGGGCGCCAAGGATTTGCT is from Gemmatimonadaceae bacterium and encodes:
- a CDS encoding chloride channel protein translates to MKDRTASSASTTGGLPVAPSMGPALDAAHVPHERAENHRRIVFISGLAILVAFGAGFVAVVLMRLIGLITNLSFYGRFSTEFSSPADNHLGLWVILVPVVGGVIVGIMARYGSAAIRGHGIPEAMEQVLYNESRVPPRVTILKPVSAAFAIGTGGPFGAEGPIIATGGALGSLVGQLVRTTADERKVLLAAGAAAGMAATFGSPVSAVLLAIELLLFEYRARSLVPVALASATATAVRIAFMGSGPIFPMSNIVQPGGAALATYIVLGAVVGLASVYVTRAVYAIEDGFDKLPIHWMWWPAIGGLAVGIIGYFAPHTMGVGYDNIEHIVAGNIVGVALLVLVVAKFVSWAISLGSGTSGGTLAPLFTIGGGLGSLLGSVVIALAPGLGLDVRVAALVGMAAIFAGASRAMLASVVFAFETTRQPLGLLPLLGGCSAAYLVSLLMMRSTIMTEKLARRGTDVESDYAVDYLSQILVKDVASPDVVALDADDAIEEVRDWMASREDESRHQGFPVVDKDGTLLGVVGRGDLLDLELPIDAKVRDVIKRPPVVIFAESTVRQAADHMVRQGVGRLPVVTRADPDHVVGIVTRSDLLAAHATRLDSANRASRTIRLEFRALPWRFRRSHVRVGDETATITTVETAPSTLPPETDDDQTPPRKG
- a CDS encoding OsmC family peroxiredoxin, with the protein product MPTRVATAVWEGGLQSGTGSFSGQSGKIGGAYSFGTRFGNTPGSNPEELLAAAEAACYSMALSLGLEQNGTPPQRVETKAACTIDKVGEGFKITTMVLTVRAKVPNVDAPTFRKIAEATKDGCPVSGALKGNVKIDLNASLDA
- a CDS encoding SufE family protein, with protein sequence MANESTPNEHDAAPLPPSLDRVLRYFRSLGREEKMQALVSYAKKLEPLPERYTAIDRSNFTVPECQTRVDIFPEVREGRLHFFADVNVRQSPTVAAFLAILFSAVNDQPPSTTLAIPSDIVPTMMHDIGLGAREAGLTAMVDRLKRYARAAA
- a CDS encoding NAD(P)-dependent oxidoreductase, coding for MVQRRVMPAMPASGPAGDPAPNTEDDLDRRLAEPTPAVLDALRPLGGDLVVLGAGGKMGPTLARMARRALDLLGRRDRVIAVSRFASPGADAALRMGHVETIRCDLSDHAAVRALPEAPLVVFMAGQKFGTTDAPGATWMMNTVVPAYVAERYAGARIIAFSTGNVYPLTPAAGGGAREDLPPAPVGEYAASCLGRERVLEFASRRDGTTMAIVRLNYAVELRYGVLVDIVRAVLRGDPIDVRMGYVNVIWQGDANARALQCFAHAASPPFVINITGGETLSVRDLAEHAGRLLGRTPRIEGDEAPDALLSDASRSIALFGPPAVSVGQMMAWIADWLQRGGRVLDKPTHFEERRGAF
- a CDS encoding dihydrodipicolinate synthase family protein, with translation MIPAPFDIRAHLAAGQAIPAHPLALDASGRLDDRCQRALTRYYASAGAGGLAVGVHTTQFAIREHGLLEPVLSLAAEVLEELEAGGRAAIARVAGVCGQTTQAVAEAALARDRGYHAALVSYGGWGDAPDAALLEHARAVGEVLPVFGFYLQPAVGGRPLGYEFWRRFAALEAVVAIKIAPFNRYATWDVVRAVGDAGRRDIALYTGNDDAIVADLLTTFPNGMRMAGGLLGQWAVWTHRAVALLHEIRTSASAAPAAQWLARAAALTDANAAIFDAANRFAGCIAGIQEVLHRQGLVRSTRCLDARDVLSPGQAEAITRVSAAYPELRDDDFVRAHLDEWLR